One genomic segment of Ricinus communis isolate WT05 ecotype wild-type chromosome 3, ASM1957865v1, whole genome shotgun sequence includes these proteins:
- the LOC8262541 gene encoding pathogenesis-related homeodomain protein — translation MRGTGKKAKNQESGKSCFSNSENGSMLIASLKLRKDKTIPHCKRGKPKPKSQLKATGGSRLKRVATDPSSKGIKNGYTTNTKMICKKILQKAIDKKSSTKKLTSKVRRGKRLPAIGCEDNGKEPNEDVNVTVKKLNRRKKNKRGQKEKVKLDEPSRLQRRTKYLMIKMKLEQNLIDAYSGEGWKGQSREKIKPEKELVRAKKQILKCKLGIRDAIHQLDSLSTVGCIEDSVIAPDGSVSHEHIFCAKCKSNEVSPDNDIVLCDGTCNCGFHQRCLDPPLDTENIPPGDQGWYCKFCECRMEIIEAMNAHLGTQFSVDSCWQDIFQEEATFSDGGGILLNPEEEWPSDDSEDDDYDPGSQDNSISGAGTDDDASDNASSATSLGWSSDGEVLSGSRKWDMGDTYFRNQFIYSSLDSDETSDGEIVCGRRQRRAVDYKKLYDEMFGKDAQEHEQVSEDEDWGPGKRKRREKESDAASTLMTLYESEKTSKKVKKHSRDPQVKRPLFRIPPSAVEKLRQVFAENELPSRTIKENLSKELGLEPGKVSKWFKNARYLALKSRKADRTSELYSSSPEIPREPKLDAVNKITADLAELRATSSETKIYSPKSLKQILQRKESKSMSSSPKKTTLQRTPTESLSKSNEISVEYSDDLSLKKLLKSKAKRGKKRVNSISRRASQMAEAEMEKLCRVKVRLENLKQKLLRLQNGKARKTIRNQWQQESVILVPIAELREKN, via the exons ATGCGAGGTACtggaaagaaagcaaaaaatCAAGAATCCGGGAAAtcttgtttctcaaattcagaGAATGGGTCAATGCTAATTGCATCATTGAAGTTAAGAAAGGACAAAACAATACCTCATTGCAAAAGAGGAAAACCAAAACCCAAATCTCAATTAAAAGCAACTGGTGGAAGTAGGCTGAAAAGAGTAGCGACTGATCCATCAAGTAAGGGGATCAAGAATGGGTATACTACAAATACCAAAAtgatttgtaaaaaaatattgcaaAAAGCAATTGATAAGAAGTCATCAACAAAGAAGCTAACTTCTAAAGTGCGACGAGGCAAACGTCTACCAGCTATTGGTTGTGAGGATAATGGGAAAGAACCCAATGAGGATGTCAATGTTACAGTCAAAAAACTTAACAGGaggaagaagaataagagagGACAAAAGGAAAAGGTGAAGCTAGATGAACCATCACGCTTGCAGAGGAGGACAaagtatttgatgattaaaATGAAGCTGGAGCAGAATCTTATTGATGCGTATTCTGGGGAGGGCTGGAAAGGTCAAAG TCGGGAGAAGATCAAGCCAGAAAAGGAACTTGTAAGGGCCAAGAAGCAGATTTTGAAGTGTAAGCTTGGCATACGTGATGCTATTCACCAGTTAGATTCACTTAGTACAGTGGGGTGCATTGAAGACTCAGTAATTGCTCCAGATGGATCTGTTTCCCATGAACAT ATATTCTGTGCGAAATGCAAGTCGAATGAAGTTTCCCCGGATAATGATATCGTTCTCTGTGATGGGACATGCAATTGTGGCTTCCACCAAAGATGCCTCGATCCTCCATTGGACACCGAAAATA TACCACCTGGAGATCAGGGATGGTATTGCAAGTTTTGTGAATGTAGGATGGAAATTATAGAAGCTATGAATGCACACCTAGGGACCCAGTTCTCTGTAGATAGCTGTTGGCAG GATATTTTTCAAGAAGAAGCAACTTTCTCTGATGGTGGAGGCATATTGTTAAATCCAGAAGAAGAATGGCCCTCAGATGATTCTGAAGATGACGATTATGATCCTGGAAGTCAGGATAACAGCATTAGTGGAGCAGGCActgatgatgatgcttctgATAATGCTAGTAGTGCAACCAGCTTGGGTTGGTCTTCAGATGGTGAAGTTCTTTCAGGATCTAGGAAGTGGGATATGGGGGATACTTATTTTAGAAACCAATTTATTTATAGCAGCTTAGACTCTGATGAAACCAGTGATGGGGAAATTGTGTGCGGCCGTAGACAGCGAAGAGCAGTTGACTATAAGAAGTTATATGAT GAGATGTTTGGAAAGGATGCTCAAGAACACGAGCAAGTGAGTGAAGATGAAGACTGGGGCCCTGGCAAAAGAAAGCGGAGAGAAAAGGAGTCAGATGCTGCCAGCACCCTTATGACACTGTATGAAAGTGAGAAAACAagtaaaaaagttaaaaaacaTTCTAGAGACCCACAAGTTAAAAGGCCACTATTTAGAATTCCTCCTTCTGCAGTTGAG AAACTACGCCAGGTGTTTGCAGAGAATGAACTTCCCTCTAGAACTATCAAGGAAAACCTTTCAAAAGAATTAGGTCTTGAACCCGGGAAG GTTAGCAAATGGTTCAAGAATGCACGATACCTGGCTCTAAAGTCCAGGAAG GCAGACAGAACAAGTGAACTTTACAGTTCTAGTCCTGAAATCCCCAGGGAACCGAAATTGGATgctgtaaataaaataacagcTGATCTTGCGGAGTTAAGGGCCACCTCAAGCGAAACCAAGATATATAGCCCGAAAAGTTTAAAACAGATTCTTCAGAGGAAGGAATCAAAGTCAATGAGCAGCAGTCCGAAGAAAACTACACTGCAAAGAACTCCCACTGAATCACTGTCTAAAAGCAATGAG ATCAGTGTTGAGTATAGTGATGATTTGAGCTTGAAGAAGCTGTTAAAATCAAAAGCtaagagaggaaagaagagGGTCAACTCCATTTCAAGAAGGGCATCACAAATGGCTGAGGCTGAGATGGAGAAACTTTGCAGAGTCAAGGTTAGGCTAGAGAATTTGAAGCAGAAACTGCTGAGACTACAAAATGGCAAAGCTAGGAAGACAATTAGGAACCAGTGGCAGCAAGAATCTGTCATTTTGGTTCCCATTGCGGAGCTAAGGGAAAAAAATTGA